Proteins encoded within one genomic window of Brassica rapa cultivar Chiifu-401-42 chromosome A09, CAAS_Brap_v3.01, whole genome shotgun sequence:
- the LOC103843407 gene encoding arogenate dehydratase/prephenate dehydratase 6, chloroplastic: protein MKAIAPSHLKLMFGSSQPTSRSYSCVQNAQRSDSCGTSRSEWRSTFATLTSKVVTQKTLPMPPVSVGIDHVNGHNRAARVLGMNQKPLSVNDLPPAPMHGGANLRVAYQGVPGAYSEAAACKAYPNYESVPCDQFEVAFQAVELWIADRAVLPIENSLGGSIHRNYDLLLRHCLHIVGEVQLPVHHCLLALPGVRKEFLTCVMSHPQGLAQCERTLTKLGLNVTRKAVDNTAVAAEHIAANNKRDTAAIASARAAEIYGLEILEDGLQDDASNVTRFVMLAREPIVPRTDRPFKTSIVFAHEKGTSVLYKVLSAFAARDISLTKIESRPNHNRPIRLVDEANVGTAKHFEYMFYIDFEASMAETRVQNALSEVRELTSFLRVLGSYPMDMTPWSPSSSTSHTASSKMNHSYGNVNMAKP from the coding sequence ATGAAAGCTATAGCTCCTTCCCATCTAAAACTGATGTTCGGTTCTAGCCAGCCGACGTCACGATCCTATTCATGTGTACAAAATGCTCAGAGATCTGACTCGTGCGGAACTAGTCGCTCTGAATGGCGGAGCACATTTGCTACTCTAACAAGCAAGGTTGTTACCCAAAAAACCTTACCAATGCCTCCAGTTTCTGTCGGAATCGATCATGTGAACGGTCATAACCGCGCTGCACGTGTCCTGGGAATGAATCAGAAGCCTCTCAGTGTCAATGATCTCCCCCCGGCACCCATGCACGGAGGAGCTAATCTACGTGTTGCGTATCAAGGCGTTCCAGGCGCTTACTCTGAGGCAGCCGCATGTAAGGCTTACCCTAACTACGAGTCTGTCCCTTGCGACCAGTTTGAAGTTGCGTTTCAAGCGGTAGAGCTCTGGATCGCCGACCGTGCTGTTCTACCAATCGAGAACTCTCTCGGAGGTTCTATCCACCGAAACTATGATCTTCTCCTCCGTCATTGTCTCCACATCGTCGGCGAAGTCCAGCTCCCCGTTCACCACTGCCTCTTAGCTCTTCCCGGAGTACGCAAAGAGTTCCTCACGTGCGTGATGTCGCACCCTCAAGGCCTCGCCCAGTGCGAGCGCACGCTCACAAAGCTCGGTCTCAACGTCACCCGCAAGGCCGTCGACAACACCGCGGTGGCCGCCGAGCACATCGCCGCCAACAATAAACGTGACACGGCGGCGATAGCGAGCGCACGCGCCGCCGAGATTTACGGGCTGGAGATTTTGGAAGACGGTTTACAAGACGACGCGAGTAACGTGACGCGCTTCGTGATGCTGGCGCGTGAGCCTATCGTACCGAGAACTGATCGTCCGTTTAAAACGAGCATCGTCTTCGCTCACGAGAAAGGCACTAGCGTGCTTTACAAGGTGCTCTCAGCTTTCGCGGCAAGGGACATCAGCTTGACGAAGATCGAGTCCAGGCCGAATCACAACCGTCCGATCAGGCTCGTCGACGAGGCCAACGTAGGGACGGCGAAGCATTTCGAGTACATGTTCTATATCGACTTTGAGGCGTCGATGGCGGAGACGCGTGTTCAGAACGCGCTCTCGGAGGTTCGGGAGTTAACGTCGTTCTTGCGGGTGCTGGGGAGTTATCCCATGGATATGACTCCTTGGTCACCATCATCCTCAACATCCCACACGGCTTCATCTAAAATGAACCATTCATATGGAAACGTAAACATGGCGAAaccataa
- the LOC103843408 gene encoding mitochondrial ATPase complex subunit ATP10 isoform X1 yields the protein MATTLNRLRSSVSALSHRALFNSTRRDSLPSRIPALRSTTRSFLDFYQFGNKKAIEDERARLNDEMNRGYFADMKEFKEHGGKIADANKTVIPAVSAVKFPELAVTLSSGEVLKLPISCSSGEVNEESLAVPRVSLVCLSFRASSQEMISSWSKPFLESFGDRKDLQVFEVSFIDKWLLGLAPIKKLLLRVLQKPKSNENSVLQRRVVYSFGDHYHFRKEIKILNLLTGYIFLLDKSGRIRWQGFGTATPEEVSQLLSCTSQLLEDQ from the exons ATGGCGACGACCTTGAATCGATTACGTAGCTCAGTCTCTGCTCTCTCGCATCGAGCGCTCTTCAATTCCACTCGCCGTGACTCTCTCCCTTCGCGAATACCAGCTCTTCGATCAACCACCCGGTCTTTCCTCGATTTCTATCAG TTCGGAAACAAGAAAGCGATAGAGGATGAGCGTGCGAGACT TAACGATGAGATGAATCGGGGGTACTTTGCTGATATGAAAGAGTTCAAGGAGCATGGTGGTAAG ataGCAGATGCAAATAAGACTGTTATTCCTGCTGTGTCAGCTGTGAAATTTCCGGAGTTAGCAGTGACTCTCTCTAGTGGAGAAGTCTTGAAGTTGCCTATTAGTTGTAGTAGTGGTGAGGTTAACGAAGAGAGTTTGGCTGTTCCTAGAGTATCGTTGGTGTGTCTGTCTTTCCGAGCAAGCTCTCAG GAAATGATCAGCTCGTGGAGCAAGCCATTTCTTGAATCGTTTGGCGACAGGAAAGATCTGCAGGTGTTTGAG GTTTCATTTATAGATAAATGGCTGTTGGGCTTGGCCCCTATAAAGAAACTACTTCTCCGGGTCTTGCAAAAACCGAAGAGCAACGAGAACAGTGTCCTGCAGAGGCGAGTTGTTTACTCATTTGGGGACCACTATCACTTCCGGAAAGAAATTAAAATTCTGAATCTTCTCACCGG GTATATCTTCCTACTCGACAAATCCGGGAGAATAAGATGGCAGGGTTTCGGAACAGCAACTCCAGAGGAAGTATCTCAACTTCTCTCTTGCACCTCACAACTCTTGGAAGATCAATAA
- the LOC103843408 gene encoding mitochondrial ATPase complex subunit ATP10 isoform X2, protein MNRGYFADMKEFKEHGGKIADANKTVIPAVSAVKFPELAVTLSSGEVLKLPISCSSGEVNEESLAVPRVSLVCLSFRASSQEMISSWSKPFLESFGDRKDLQVFEVSFIDKWLLGLAPIKKLLLRVLQKPKSNENSVLQRRVVYSFGDHYHFRKEIKILNLLTGYIFLLDKSGRIRWQGFGTATPEEVSQLLSCTSQLLEDQ, encoded by the exons ATGAATCGGGGGTACTTTGCTGATATGAAAGAGTTCAAGGAGCATGGTGGTAAG ataGCAGATGCAAATAAGACTGTTATTCCTGCTGTGTCAGCTGTGAAATTTCCGGAGTTAGCAGTGACTCTCTCTAGTGGAGAAGTCTTGAAGTTGCCTATTAGTTGTAGTAGTGGTGAGGTTAACGAAGAGAGTTTGGCTGTTCCTAGAGTATCGTTGGTGTGTCTGTCTTTCCGAGCAAGCTCTCAG GAAATGATCAGCTCGTGGAGCAAGCCATTTCTTGAATCGTTTGGCGACAGGAAAGATCTGCAGGTGTTTGAG GTTTCATTTATAGATAAATGGCTGTTGGGCTTGGCCCCTATAAAGAAACTACTTCTCCGGGTCTTGCAAAAACCGAAGAGCAACGAGAACAGTGTCCTGCAGAGGCGAGTTGTTTACTCATTTGGGGACCACTATCACTTCCGGAAAGAAATTAAAATTCTGAATCTTCTCACCGG GTATATCTTCCTACTCGACAAATCCGGGAGAATAAGATGGCAGGGTTTCGGAACAGCAACTCCAGAGGAAGTATCTCAACTTCTCTCTTGCACCTCACAACTCTTGGAAGATCAATAA